The Arachis ipaensis cultivar K30076 chromosome B05, Araip1.1, whole genome shotgun sequence nucleotide sequence GAAATATTCTCCAAGCttgaggaagaagagaaaagaagagaggaagaagaaaagagaaagggtTGCGGCAGTGGTTCTGAGGTAGTGATCTGAAGGCTGGTGAACTGAGAGAAGGAAAGGGTTGCAATGCTTGAGGAAGGGAGAAAGGAAAGGAGGattggaagaagagagaagggtaGTGGCTCCGTTGGGAGGAGAGGAGGAACGATGGTGATGGTGGAGGGTGATGAAGCCCACGTAGAGGTGGTGGAACTGCCAGCTCAGCGCTCCGGCTGCTGAGTCATGCcgaaattgggtggaaggaccAGGATTTCGCACGGAGCTCAAATTGGAGGGTGCATTTAGAGCATTTAGAAACTGAGGGACAACATTGGTGCATGGGCCAATCTGAAGGACCATTTTGGGGATTTACTCGACTTTATAGAGTTCGAACTTTAATGACTTTATAGAGTTTGTCGCTGATGTGGCTGAATTTGTTCCAATATCTACAAATTTGCCGATCGTAGGGCAAACTTGTTATAACCTCTACAAAAAATAGATTTCAATATATAATGGGAGAATAATTTGTTATGAGaattaatcatttttttttattttacaacagaaaaaaaaatctaatttggTCCCCtcgtataaaatttttttattccgCCAATATATATATTATGATTGAACTAAATAATATAATGAATTAACTAATAATCTATGTAATGCTTATTTTGTAAATCTACCCGTAAAATTTCTAGATTTCCAATTCCAATTATTGATGTACAATTTTCTTCAGAGGAACTCATCCATAATAAGTTTAATAATTCCTCCTACTCGCCTACTGTATGCAAGTGCTCAACTGAGTTGTCGTAATGATCTACAAAGTACAAACATTGCACTTTGAATTGACTTGTGTGATTTTAAAGATTTCGTCGCCATTCATTAAATTCTCTATTAAATGTTACTAATAAATAAAACCAATAAATTCttcgtttttaaaaaaaaaaattagaaattagaaCCATAANNattaaaatataaattaaattaaacaaaaaataatatttaattttaaaaaactttaaaataaataattttttttgtttacaaGTGAGAATCGAATCCAAGGCAAAAAACTACCTACCTAACGAACTTCACTAGCCATGGCTTGAAACAAAAGGATTTGAgggttttagtttttgttttccaAATAATAAAAAACTTGTGAGCTCAATGGAATCTTATAAAACCTTTTTTTCCTCCTCCAAAAACAAACTCCTTAACAAACCCTCGAACAAACCTGAAAAGAAAATTCATAAACCTAATAACCATAATCATGTTATTATGATTCAAATGGGAACAAGCTGATTTAATCGAATGAATTTTCTTTTACTAGATGAATCCAACTAAAATTTTTAATACTTCCTTTCTATACTCTGATTTCTTTCCATCGTGTTGAAACAATTACCAACTTATATCCGTTCTAGACACCCAAAAAATAATCACAACACACCAACACCAGAGAGCCTAATTGTGTTCTGAAATTAATTTCagcagaaatttttgaacaagtcAAGATTGTTAAACTAACCCCAGAAATTATCCACCGCCATTTGTTACAGCATTATGTTAGTGCCATCTTGTTACCCAGTGAGAGGGAAAACAAGCATAAGCATAGTTACAAATGCTCACAATCAAGTTGATTTACAACAGAGAGATTTATATACAAAACTGCAACATCTCTTCCATAATAAAAATGTGTTCATCCACGAGTCAGGTCAATACCAGTGTGTGGATGTGCACTTTTAAGATCAGCCGGCTGCGAACCAGGCCAAATGGCTACCGCGGATGAAGATGAGTTGTAGTTTTGATTAGGAGGAGGTGCACTTGCCGGAGAAGCTAACTTGTCGCTACTTTGAGGCTCCGAACCACTATCTTTTGTGCTTGTCACTTGCTTAGGCTTTGCCTTAGAGCTGCCACCGTATACAAAACTGCATACTACCACCTGCACCAAGCAATGTCTCAGTTTCTGAAGCATAACATATGCAAGGAATGATGCATTCTTATGGTTCTATCATAACATGAATGAGCATGCAACAAGAATAAGAATGGCCCCTAGATTGTGATAGGTTTTATATACCTGCACTGGGGTTGCGGCAATAAGCACAGCAACGCCACCACCAATAACATGCCCCTCAGGACTAGAAAGGGAAACACTGATGCCGCCTGTTCTACTACGAGCTCCACCATCGTCCGCAACCAAATAAGAACCAGacaagcataaaatttgaaatcgTCCCTGAGAACGGGAAAATAACATGACATAAGCTTACTAATGCATCATAAGAATCATCAAAGGGGGATACAGACAAAACAAAAGGCATGATGATGCTTGTAGAGTAGTTTAATTCATTTACCTCATAAGTAACACTGACAGTATTAGAAGCAGGTTGACGCATAGTGACTGAAGAAACTATCCCAGTACCAGACATGATGCATACAGCCCTTGGTCTCTGCTGTGCAAATGACAATAACTTTGCTACAATGTCCTGAAACAGAGAAATTCTATCACTAGAGAAACCATGTTTTCATGTACAACAATAAGGCAAACTATGATTATTATTTGAAAGCTGACAATTCAATTAGTGGCTTCCATTAAGTGAAGACATATCTAATGCAATGCAAATAATGTTAATACTAGACAAATAAACTGTTAGAGATCCCAGACGAACAAACCTAATCAACACCCAATGCATTCAGCATTGATCTGTTTTTGGGGCAAGATATCCATCATGTTTAAATACATAAAGCAATGTATTTAGGTCAAAAAagggaggaaaaaaaaaaagataatactaGATAAAAAAGTGCATCAAAAACAAAATATCTAATGATATGGAAGAACATAACTACCTCCCCAGGTTCAACACTTATAACATGAGGTGAGAAGGCCATCCCTGCAGAACTATTCATCCATTCACCTAGAAAACAAAACATACACAAGAATGTCAAATAACACATTTTCAAAGCAAATTTTTTAGATAAAACACTTCCAAGCATAGCAGATAATAATAAGTTTGTTAACCCCACATGGCTTATCATTTAAAAGAGCTACACACAAAACGGAAGGAAAAAGCGCAAAAGCCACTGGCCAGATTTTCATGGTTCTTCTAAGACAAACATTATGTTCGGTTATTCATGGCTACCAAGAAATGATATCAAGAGGAATCAAATTACACAATACTAGTAACCACAATAGATGGAAAAACAATCCAACCATATAAACTACAATGTGTCTATAAATGAAAAACTATTGGTATGAAATGAAAGGCCACGCATCCACCCTTTTCATTCAGTAGATTATAATGACAGCAAATAAAGGAAAATTTAAAATAAGTCACAGGAAATTAACCAGATATTCACATAGTTATCTGCATCTACATTAAGCAAATAGCCAGCCACATACCACTTTATACATCAAATAGAACAAAGTAATCAAACAATAAACGATAATGCTAAAGCTAAGTATACCTAGAGAAGCTAGCTGTTGCTTCCTTCCACTTCCAGGGGGGCGTCCGCGCCGCTTCTTTTCCAAGGGAGTACCGGAGCCAGGAGAGGAATTAGCAGTGGCAGAGAGCCTCAAAGAAACAGGTCCACCAGGACCATACTTTCTTGGCctccctcttttcttctttaCAGGCTCCCCTGAAGACGAAGGAGGTGCACCACTACCacctccaccaccacctcctccacctccacctccaccagCACCAGCACCAGCACCAGAACCAGCACCAGCACCTCCACCAGGGGAGGAGGAACCTATGCTGATTCCATGGCCAAAATTAGGATGCTGAGGCTCTGGTGAGAATGCAGAAGCAGCAGGACCAGGGCCACCAGCACCTCTAACGTTTGAGAGAGCCCGGAACCCAGGAGGTCCTTGGAAGCCTCCGGGTTGTGGCTGTGTTGGTGTTCGAGAACCACcaacacctcctcctcctcctcctccacctcCTCTATGTATGTAGAATGAGGCAGAGCCGCCAGAGAATGACATTGCTTCTCGCCCATCCATGCATTTACCACAAAAAAAGTTGTATGATTTGTTATTAATGCAGCTTGCTTTTAGGGTATCTAAGTTAATGTAGAGATCCTCTTCAAAACTAGAATCTATTCAACAGCTAAATTACCCAGACGAAAATACCAAAACGAGGTTTAAGAGCGTGGTCAAGAACAAAAAAGCTTCAAAATGTTCGAAAAAGGATGGATCTTTAATCGGAAAACAACAAAAGAAGAGAACGGGATCTAACTATTTTCCAATTGACAAGGTTCTGATATTTGTTTAAGTGAATGCCAGGTTACTTAAGCGAAGATACAGGAAGCATCAAAAGGATGAAATACGAATGCGCTAGTAGAAAGAGTGAGGGAGAGAGTgtgtgaaagaaaaagaaaaagaaaaagaagagaaaggaaaaagGAAGTGGCTTAAGAGCTGAAGCAGAGTCACCATTGAAGGCGCATGGCAGATTTTTAGTGAGCGGAGAAATGTAGAAAAATCAAGGGCTTGGATTGAGGAGAGAGAAGCGAGAGTAGCAAGCTGGCAGTTCCGAAATTATGACTGTAAcacattaagaaaaaataaaaaccctAGATTTTCAAATCTAGGGTTTTGACAGAGGGGTGCAGGAGGTGGAAAAGGGAAAAAGCAAGGGAAGAAAAGACAAAGAGTGGGACTTCACTTGGGACTTGAGGAGGAAAACAAATTGAATTtaaactttattattattattattgtaattattattattgttttctttggAAAAAAAGagatccttttttattatttttttattttttgggttaAGGAAAAGAGAGCTTTTGATTTGAATTAGAGAGGAGAGTGCGTGTGAAAGGGATAGGCCTATGCTATGCTGCATGTTGAATGAAAAGAAAGAGGCTTTTTGTTATCTGAACAACATCTGACCAAAAatggtgaaaaataaaaaaataaaaaagaataagaaacttaacaataaaagaaaaaggggaaaaaggaaaaaggaaaaactaaTACGAAGAGGGAATAGTGGGATTGAGTTGGAAGGACAGAGTGGGGCCCTACAACAGTACCAAACCCCCCAAGATGTCTTTTTCAGATTGCCAATTGTTAGGTTAGGGCAGTGAACCCTTTCGTTTTAGACCTTGGAGGATGTTTCAGTTTCTAGTGTTAACCCACTTGATCCCATcaaagagagaaaggaaaaaaacctttttttttttttttttggatagtaGGAAAAAAACTTATTTATTTTCGGACCAAAAGCAAATCTAATTTTAGTCTTTGTATTCTTTAAAGCGATATTGTCATTTGTCAGGTTTAATTTCACGCTTTCTCACTTTATTGCCTCACTTCAATGCATCTTTATTTCTAAGTAATGAAATTTTCTAATAAATACTCTCAAGACACGATATATCATTATAATTTCTTTAAAGTTTtttaaatgtatattttataaaaCATGTATATCAGAAATAACCTTAACAAGTTTCCAGAAAACAAGGCAACAACTACACACCATAAAAAATCCTGTATTAAAAAATGATATAATTTTAATCAACTTGATTCGATGATGTGAGAGGAAAAGACtagtaaaaacaaaatgaaaataaatcaaattgaaaataGTCCAATAAACTAGGAGACTAAAGACAATTATGAACTaccataatattattttaatccgtTGTCTCTTTACACGTAGTCAATCTCTTAGAATACCACCCGACAACCCCATTTCACAAAACAAGACTTCTTATATAAAAGTTGTGAAATGACACAAGTGAATAGATGAGATCATTTTTCAAATGTTTGTGTTGATAATGGTATCATTGATACTGAATAGACTTTTCTTGGATAATCGAAATGTGAAAACAAACACAAATACTAAATATTTTATAGAATCTATAACAGAAAAGAAACGCAATCCAAAGTTTCTCCAAAACTTCCAGCATGTGCAAGCTCGAAGAATTAACATGGTACTTACCAAGTAATACCTACAAAGAGCAAGGTACAAGTATGGAGCTTGGCTTGAGAAAACAATTTCCTGAGTCACTTTTCGTCATAATCaaattcccaaaaaaaaaaaaaagtaaaagtatGTTAATGAAATAATTTGATGCTTGCTTTCCAAAGAAATTGGTTGTAGTCTATTTGGTGGGGCAGTCAAATTGCTGAGACCAAGTCTTTTTTCTACTTTCTCTGCTTTTTCTTAATAATTTCTCTGCTAATCTCCAAGAAATAAATTGAATAGAGTCAATCACAACAAGCTTGCCGTTCAACTTTAAAAGGTTTAAAATTTGCTGGAGTTGATGTCGCACGTTTGATCTTCTGTGAAGCCAATTTTTCCTTCCCCTACTTTGGTGCTTACACCTTCAATTCAATCACCAAAAAAATCCAGTTATCAATGTTAAAACGTGACCGACATTCCAAAATATCCATGATGCCACAAGAGAATCATAAGAATGACCAAACTTACAAGTTCTACCTATTGATCAACCAGTAACATAAAACACTGATGAAGTCCCAAAGTAATATATCATTGTTTACATCTTCAATTCCATAATCCATCTAACTGTGCATTCTACATGGATTCTTTATTCTTTGGATAAAAAgtctataaataaattattagatCATTAATAGATGTTTCTAACATATCTAACTACTGGATTCATAAAGCTGAAGAACTTGTAAAATACAATACTGAAACTCTTTATCAAATAATATTGTAGTATTTATGAACTCCCACTTAATCCTTTCAGTTTTCATCAAGGTTGAAAGCTAACAACCTCAGTAGACTCGATGATGACATGATTAATTTCATTTCACTCATAGATTAAGAATacaaatacagaaaaaaaaaaaaaaattaagattcaTTATTGTAGCCAAAAACCTACCTTTACAACAACAGTTTTCTACATGTGATATCTGGCTCATGCCTACCTGCAGAAAGAGACCTAATTCATCAAATTGTGAGAATCCAACAAACACACTGAAACagtaaattaaaaaggaaaagaaaagaagtacaAAGTAAGCAACTAGTTTTGAGAGGCAACAATCATGCAAAAGAAAAGACTAGGATACTTGAGAACTTACACCATTATTAGAGTCTTACTCTGTTTCAATTAACTTCATTTTTCTGTTAACATAATCCAGGTACCCCTAGAAAACACCAACATATGAATGTATATAAACTGAACCCGATTAATTCGATCAACATACAAGACAGAATACAAAAAGCTATCTTCAATTGACTCCATGAAAAAGTGAAAGTTTTCAAAAggcaaaataatatttaaaaaaatatgtaaatacgTTATATTACGTATGATGAATTTCTTAGAACGAACAAACCTTTGCCAACTTCAGAAGCAAATAATGTATACATCAataggattgcagttgtaaatgAATTGCGAATGCTGAATAAAATTACCTTTTCCGTTAGGAGTCATAAGTCACAACAACAAAATAATAGATTACGTCAAAGATGAAGAACCCAAAGAACCTACCTGGAGTATCCCTACAGCAGCAAATTTGTCGAGCATAGTCTTGGAATGAACTGCATTATTCAAGTTCAAAGGCCTTAAGAGCAATTCAACATTCTGCAAAAAATGGGATATATGAGACTCAACACCAGATTTCTATCCACTAGTTTCAGAGTTGCACTCGTGGAGCTCACCTTTGACGTGAAAGACTCGTTCCAATAAGTATATTTCAGACCTTGAAGTTTTTTAGTTCTAGAAAGGGCATCAATGAAGACCTTCACTTGTCCAGCCTAATAAAAAACAGGAAATCCATTAGTAAAGGGGGGAAATAATTATAATACATAATACATAGTATAGCGATGGTTAAAGATAGAAACAGACATCAGTAGAAACACGGTGACAGCTGAAAGGGAGGCCAACAACAAAGCCCTTCAATGAATATTTAGAGATCTGCAAAACAACAAATAGTAAAACTGTCAAGGATGATATTGATTTTTTCATTTTCCGCTTGAACCATTGAATTCAAAAGCAGCAACCTCGACAAATCATATTTACAACACAGAACacaaaaaagatataaattgaattgaattgaatggaaaagagagagaggaagagaagaagctCACTAGAGTCTCGAAATCGGAAGCCATTAAATCAATATTTGATTTCTTCCTGACCAGAACACTGTGGCATTGAAGAACATACAGAAAATAGTATCAAAATCAATATCTTATaaataagaaaaggaaaaggagagTTAAAAAAGGGACCTAAAGGGCGAAGCAATCTTGTTCTGGAAGTCGGAAAGAGCAAGACCAACGTATTTATCACCGACATCCAAACCAAGCAACCGAGCTGGTTCATTCTTGTTCACCAAATCATGAAACAGCTGAAGCGCCTTCACCTGCCTCATTTCATCTCATCTAACAACATAGTGCTGCTTTTCATTTGGGATTGGAGATTACAGCAACTAAAGTctaaaaccctaaacactgatATTCTATAGAAAAGATAATCATAATCACAGGATATTATATATAACTACAGTATATGTTTACAATTTACACAACAAAGCAACAAAATATATAACACGGGTGGTTTCTCCAGGATATGGAAACCCTGTAATTGCATCGACATATATCATAATCATTATATGCTTATTTTCATTAAccaataataacaacaatggGGTTTTAAAGTTATAACCAAGGTTTCTTACCCCAAAAAAATACATAAAGGTTTACCTGCTGAAACTTGGAAGGCTGAGAGATGAGAGCACGAGATGCGGTGAGAGGCCAGACGTGGGGAGCGTTGCGGCAGGATGGGTGGTGCGCGGTGGCGGCCTGGGATTGAACGGTAGAGCACGACTGCACGAAGAAGAGGGGTTCCATCGTTGTAATNNNNNNNNNNNNNNNNNNNNNNNNNNNNNNNNNNNNNNNNNNNNNNNNNNNNGCATACACATGTTGTGTTATATGAGCCCACATCAATAGTGGATTAAACAGATTCATAACCCATAAGTCAACACCAAAACAACCCAGAAATAATTAATGACCAAGAAAACCAACACCAAATAATATATAACTGCCTTTTTTTCCAAaggattttgtttttctttttgaatttttttgacaTTTTCGATTTAcgttctcttttatttttgtgtttttctttgtttattttctgtgtTCTCGTTTTTAGGTTTTTGCGATTTTTTTCGTTTTCTACGTTttttaaatcaagttttgaaatcAGTTTTGAACAGTTATCTcattattaaatataataaatgattcaagttcagattgttaATTGAACCAGAGCGAAAtggattattaatttattattttgaatccaatcaagtggctgagttgtggttcgattctagttaatattttcgttagtagtttatgatttgataggtgaataatgttatttttgtttgtgaaaattgctattcatcgttgatggtttgaattaaaTATAATGTACGAGTTTTGcatcaaagaaaatatttttgtgtatttacaGAAAATTTTGGTATAAAACTAAGACATTTATGTGTATTATTTATGAATTTTCGATGGATTTGTACTTATAAGTTCTGTAtaactctttctcttctttctccttcatcttctgctgcttctttttttcatcatcatcatcacaatcttcttcttcttcttgttctttttcttattcattttttcttgttattttactctttcaagttttttcttattttattttattttttctaaagaaTCTTTTTGTTtaactcttttaacaagaatgaaaacaaaaaaaaatcaaaccaaaaagaagaaaaaacataTAATGCTGTAAAATTAAATTGGAGGAGCATGAATTTATatttattcaactaaaagaaagaaagaaataagaaaaaagaagaagaagaaaaaaaatgtaacATTGCAGCCTGTTTGGAATGCATCTGATTTGAAATCATAGATGAATTGAATTCTATTCCTTGCTttggaatagaaaaaaaaaaacatgaagtTGAATTCCGgtgagaattccaattctcatttTACTCCCATTTACAAATCAGACCTACTTTGGTCTGATTTCAAAATCAATTATCACCTAAATCTCACTTAAACTGTGCAATATTAAAAATATCACTGTCCAAATTATAATATTCCATAATCCCTTCACTTTCTTAAACcctattttgcttatttgttagagGATTGAAGCTGCACATTGTGAAGCCCTATTCGTGTTCGTCAAGGTTGTTCGCTATTTTTACCATTTTCTGACAAGGTGCAAGCTCTTTGTTGCAGTGCCGTGAAGCTTTCCTCTTTGAGCAATGCAAACTCTCTACTCTGTCCATTGCTAGGAGCTGGAATTAGAAGTAGGAAAATATTGATTACTTTAACAAAAATTTGTTACCCATACTCTAAATTTGTGGATTTTTTTAATGTGCATAatttgtttgatgaaatgtctaaTTTAATTTCTAGTTCCATAAATTGTCATGATTTTTTGGCTTGTTATTTTCAAAACGGGCGTTGATAGCGTACATCAATCGAACCTTCTTATTAGGGTTCCATTGTAGTGCAACTGTACGACAACGCCACAAGCATGCAGTGAGGATAACGAATGTAGTCGACGATTGAGCAAGGTGACGAGGGAGGAGGCAGCGCAATGCATCAATCTCTTTTGGGACCAAAGAAGAAGGAaacttgggagggttttaagaaGACAGTTTTATCATCATTGTCAATTGGTACTTGTTTGTATTCATGGTGGATGAATGTGACTCTTGGTGGGTCTCTGGCACAAAGAAGATCCCTACACCAAACTGGGAGAATTGAAGGCTTTGATGCACCTTGGGCTATTTCTGCTATGGCCTTTATGAATTGACCAATTCCACATCCATCACAGTGTGTGGTTAACACGTATAGCAAAGATGAACCCATACTCTATGAgatgttgatttttttttaaaataatttaaatttctcatttttaaaaaaattccaaCTATCATGATTTCATGGGTGAGATGGATCTAATTGGTGAGATTGTGTTAAACCAATTTTACTTATAAgtgatttatataattatattatctaatttaactaataaataaaattatacttaATATTTATTGAGGGATAAAAATGTCTTAGAGAAATAATATAATTCATCAACAAGTCATTCCAAGCAATGAAATTCAATTCTATCTCATTAAATGAGTTAGTTGTTCCAAACTATGGAATTGAATTCCATTTCTTTAGGAATTTATTTCTTGATGGAATTGAATTCTAATTCCATCATTTAAAGGTGTCCAAACAGGTAAGAAAACATTTTTGTGTAGTTGCAGCAAATTTCAGTGTAAAAATAAGAcatttatgtgtattgtttaagaatttttggtggaTTTATACtgataattcaaaattctttctcttcctctttttcatcttctattacttctctttcttttttttccatcatcatcaccatcttttttttcttattcatcttttcttttttgttttacatTCTCAAGTTTCTTATTGTTTTacttttttaacaagaataaaaacaaaaaaaaaaatcaaacaaagaagaagaaaaaacacataatattacaaaattacttggaagaagatgaacttacattcattcaactaaaagaaagaaataagaaaaaaatgcagcattagagaaattatttttatgtatttgcaACAAATTTTGGTGTAAAACTAAGACTTTTATGtgtattgtttaaaaattttcgatGAATTTATACTGATAAGtcttgcataattcaaaactcttcatcttcttcctcatcatcttctgcttcttttttttcattatcatcaccatcttttttttcttattcatcatcCATTTCTTGTTTCACCTTCtcatattttttcttgtttttcatcatCCATTTCTTGTTTCACCTTCtcatattttttcttgttttactctcttaataagaataaaaacaaaaaaaaatcaaacaaagaaaaagaagaaacacataatgctacaaaattacttggaagaggataaacttacattcattcaactaaaagaaagaaataaggaaaaaaagaagaaggaaaaatgcagcattagagaaaacaTTTTTGTGTAGTTGCAACAAATTTCGTGTAAGACTAAGACATTTATGTGtgttgtttaagaattttcgatgAATTTATACTGATAAATTcttcataattcaaaactcttcctcttcttactcttcatcttctgcttcttcttcttcttcttcatcttcttatttcattttttcaTAATTCTTTTCG carries:
- the LOC107643074 gene encoding AT-hook motif nuclear-localized protein 5 isoform X2, with translation MDGREAMSFSGGSASFYIHRGGGGGGGGGVGGSRTPTQPQPGGFQGPPGFRALSNVRGAGGPGPAASAFSPEPQHPNFGHGISIGSSSPGGGAGAGSGAGGGGGGSGAPPSSSGEPVKKKRGRPRKYGPGGPVSLRLSATANSSPGSGTPLEKKRRGRPPGSGRKQQLASLGEWMNSSAGMAFSPHVISVEPGEDIVAKLLSFAQQRPRAVCIMSGTGIVSSVTMRQPASNTVSVTYEGRFQILCLSGSYLVADDGGARSRTGGISVSLSSPEGHVIGGGVAVLIAATPVQVVVCSFVYGGSSKAKPKQVTSTKDSGSEPQSSDKLASPASAPPPNQNYNSSSSAVAIWPGSQPADLKSAHPHTGIDLTRG
- the LOC107643074 gene encoding AT-hook motif nuclear-localized protein 5 isoform X1: MDGREAMSFSGGSASFYIHRGGGGGGGGGVGGSRTPTQPQPGGFQGPPGFRALSNVRGAGGPGPAASAFSPEPQHPNFGHGISIGSSSPGGGAGAGSGAGAGAGGGGGGGGGGGGGSGAPPSSSGEPVKKKRGRPRKYGPGGPVSLRLSATANSSPGSGTPLEKKRRGRPPGSGRKQQLASLGEWMNSSAGMAFSPHVISVEPGEDIVAKLLSFAQQRPRAVCIMSGTGIVSSVTMRQPASNTVSVTYEGRFQILCLSGSYLVADDGGARSRTGGISVSLSSPEGHVIGGGVAVLIAATPVQVVVCSFVYGGSSKAKPKQVTSTKDSGSEPQSSDKLASPASAPPPNQNYNSSSSAVAIWPGSQPADLKSAHPHTGIDLTRG
- the LOC107643075 gene encoding uncharacterized protein LOC107643075 isoform X1; this translates as MRQVKALQLFHDLVNKNEPARLLGLDVGDKYVGLALSDFQNKIASPFSVLVRKKSNIDLMASDFETLISKYSLKGFVVGLPFSCHRVSTDAGQVKVFIDALSRTKKLQGLKYTYWNESFTSKNVELLLRPLNLNNAVHSKTMLDKFAAVGILQGYLDYVNRKMKLIETESLSAGRHEPDITCRKLLL
- the LOC107643075 gene encoding uncharacterized protein LOC107643075 isoform X2, with amino-acid sequence MRQVKALQLFHDLVNKNEPARLLGLDVGDKYVGLALSDFQNKIASPFSVLVRKKSNIDLMASDFETLISKYSLKGFVVGLPFSCHRVSTDAGQVKVFIDALSRTKKLQGLKYTYWNESFTSKNVELLLRPLNLNNAVHSKTMLDKFAAVGILQGYLDYVNRKMKLIETEHEPDITCRKLLL
- the LOC107643075 gene encoding uncharacterized protein LOC107643075 isoform X3 — translated: MRQVKALQLFHDLVNKNEPARLLGLDVGDKYVGLALSDFQNKIASPFSVLVRKKSNIDLMASDFETLISKYSLKGFVVGLPFSCHRVSTDAGQVKVFIDALSRTKKLQGLKYTYWNESFTSKNVELLLRPLNLNNAVHSKTMLDKFAAVGILQGYLDYVNRKMKLIETE